One genomic region from Candidatus Endomicrobiellum trichonymphae encodes:
- the cas9 gene encoding type II CRISPR RNA-guided endonuclease Cas9 (Cas9, originally named Csn1, is the large, multifunctional signature protein of type II CRISPR/Cas systems. It is well known even to general audiences because its RNA-guided endonuclease activity has made it a popular tool for custom editing of eukaryotic genomes.) codes for MLWLILQQQDEFLYDWNSLPLEKLKPKLTNYYSLTESEVDETFQEIKLPSNYASVGKKAMEILLTYIKDGCSYTEALEKAVSEGKLKVDKQTMIYDSLPYYGKILKESPQKLIGKAFSKQFADRNYKEPDTNKNEREFGKIANPVVHQTLNELRKLINEIITVFGKKPLEIGLETTRELKKSKKNREYLSKQQNKNEYARNRIYKEYIEPHLSQIKSRQENPSKYILKFELLEEQNFICPFCYEKITPDDIINSKVDVEHIFPIEESEDDTKNNLVIAHNECNADKGKKSPFDAFGDKTSGKYRWNCILHNAQNNLPHKVWRFYQGSLEKFLENKPMSRRFGTDNSYISKIAAKYLACLFNDPYHSEIFCIKSSLIAQLRIAWELNSIMVPLVKNILSEKELEEFKISKNKKIRIDNRHHALDAIVIAYANRGYHNFLNRIHAKEYKINYREKSWLSKILLPPLNRDLEDFKISVKDSIEKANISIKHDHNTNGSLVKATAYKVYYSGTGEYIITTSKNVEEISFKEKENPKDTLHRALCKFECRDIDIKDEKLIKKLKYNSTLYEKVQNNLSKAKQELEQDNKKTEEEGKKSQEITDVRIYKKACSLVKGQYIQCGSRLKDKFFAVKEPTEIKTGLGYDTGDNLFLDLYYDKTGKLCGEIIRKVNFNRNKPNYQKEDYTLFERIYQSDTLEVDTSEDKVSLKNKTGSAPSDRTFIKVKTFTELNAYFDGKRDKIQIFFGNLLKSSSSFKDDSFFISSMQKYNVRKVILTSLGIIKYRSQILKNKEV; via the coding sequence ATGCTCTGGTTGATCTTGCAACAGCAGGATGAATTTCTTTATGACTGGAACAGTCTTCCGCTTGAAAAATTAAAGCCTAAATTAACAAACTATTATTCCTTAACTGAAAGTGAAGTTGATGAAACTTTTCAGGAAATCAAACTTCCGTCAAACTACGCTTCTGTTGGAAAGAAAGCAATGGAAATTCTGCTGACATATATTAAGGACGGTTGTTCTTATACTGAAGCTCTAGAGAAAGCAGTCAGTGAAGGCAAACTTAAAGTTGACAAACAGACGATGATATATGATTCGTTGCCGTACTATGGTAAGATTCTTAAGGAAAGCCCTCAAAAACTTATAGGAAAAGCTTTCTCAAAACAATTTGCTGACAGAAATTATAAAGAACCTGATACTAATAAAAATGAAAGAGAGTTTGGCAAAATTGCCAACCCGGTAGTTCATCAGACATTAAATGAACTCAGAAAACTTATCAATGAAATTATTACTGTGTTTGGTAAAAAACCTCTAGAAATAGGTTTGGAGACAACAAGAGAACTTAAAAAAAGCAAGAAAAATAGAGAATATTTATCCAAGCAACAAAATAAAAACGAATATGCTAGAAATAGGATATACAAAGAATATATAGAACCGCATTTGTCGCAGATAAAGAGCCGGCAGGAAAATCCTTCAAAATATATTTTGAAATTTGAACTTCTTGAAGAGCAAAATTTTATTTGTCCGTTTTGCTATGAAAAGATAACTCCTGATGATATAATAAATTCAAAAGTTGACGTAGAACATATTTTCCCGATTGAAGAGAGCGAAGACGATACAAAAAACAATCTTGTAATTGCACATAATGAATGTAATGCTGACAAAGGAAAGAAATCGCCTTTTGATGCTTTTGGGGATAAGACATCCGGGAAATACAGGTGGAATTGCATTTTACACAATGCCCAAAACAATTTGCCGCACAAAGTATGGCGGTTTTATCAAGGTTCTCTTGAAAAATTTTTAGAAAACAAACCTATGTCAAGGCGTTTTGGGACAGACAACAGTTATATTTCTAAAATAGCCGCGAAATATCTAGCGTGTCTTTTTAATGATCCTTATCATTCAGAAATATTTTGTATTAAATCTTCTCTTATCGCTCAGCTTAGAATTGCTTGGGAACTGAATAGTATAATGGTTCCTCTTGTAAAAAATATCCTTTCCGAAAAAGAATTAGAAGAGTTCAAAATATCGAAAAACAAAAAAATAAGAATTGATAACAGACATCATGCTTTAGATGCTATAGTAATAGCCTACGCAAATAGAGGGTATCATAATTTTTTAAACAGGATACATGCAAAAGAATATAAAATAAATTATAGAGAAAAAAGCTGGTTATCTAAAATATTATTACCGCCATTAAATAGAGATTTAGAAGACTTTAAAATAAGCGTAAAAGATTCTATAGAAAAGGCGAATATCAGTATCAAGCATGACCATAATACTAACGGATCATTAGTAAAAGCTACAGCTTATAAAGTTTATTATTCCGGAACCGGGGAATATATAATTACAACCTCAAAAAATGTTGAAGAAATATCTTTTAAAGAAAAAGAGAATCCTAAAGATACTCTTCATCGGGCTTTATGTAAGTTTGAATGTAGAGACATAGACATCAAAGATGAAAAATTAATAAAAAAACTCAAATATAATAGCACTCTTTATGAAAAAGTACAAAATAATTTGTCTAAAGCAAAACAAGAATTGGAACAAGATAACAAAAAAACCGAAGAAGAAGGGAAAAAATCGCAAGAAATAACAGATGTTCGGATTTATAAAAAGGCCTGCAGCTTAGTCAAGGGACAGTACATTCAATGCGGCAGCAGACTTAAGGATAAATTTTTTGCTGTAAAAGAACCTACGGAAATAAAAACGGGGCTTGGCTATGATACCGGCGATAATTTATTTTTAGATTTATATTATGATAAGACAGGAAAACTTTGCGGTGAGATTATACGAAAAGTAAATTTTAATCGAAATAAACCAAACTATCAAAAAGAAGACTATACTCTTTTTGAAAGGATTTATCAGAGCGATACTCTGGAGGTTGATACTTCTGAAGATAAAGTCTCATTGAAAAATAAAACAGGTTCTGCTCCGAGTGACAGAACGTTTATAAAAGTTAAAACTTTCACAGAATTAAATGCGTATTTTGACGGTAAAAGAGATAAAATACAAATATTTTTTGGAAATTTATTGAAATCAAGTTCAAGTTTTAAAGATGACTCATTTTTTATATCAAGTATGCAGAAATACAATGTAAGAAAAGTTATTTTAACTTCTTTAGGCATTATAAAATACCGCTCGCAAATATTAAAAAACAAAGAGGTCTGA
- the cas9 gene encoding type II CRISPR RNA-guided endonuclease Cas9 (Cas9, originally named Csn1, is the large, multifunctional signature protein of type II CRISPR/Cas systems. It is well known even to general audiences because its RNA-guided endonuclease activity has made it a popular tool for custom editing of eukaryotic genomes.): protein MNKVQEIEYKKIREKLADREYRIGLDLGVGSIGYAVVSLKECDDLSYLPEDIILSGSRIFKSSIGAVERREFRLQRNSHRHHRERMRFLWQLLAEKQLALQSSKDLEKKENSADCETSQKRFPINILKEDPYILRYKALEEKLSLFQLGYVLYHIANHRGTDSVRSFLEYDDDKVKENTLTAKIAKETKKVIDAKKYRTFGEYLYKEKIEKFQQNIRKKVSNRKTPANKNKEFAVTRDVIIKETEKILASQKQYYTYILTDEYIKKIKDAISYQTEKLIPESGYCPYFKDEKRTPSLT, encoded by the coding sequence ATGAATAAAGTTCAAGAAATTGAGTATAAAAAGATAAGAGAAAAACTTGCAGATAGAGAATATCGTATAGGATTGGACTTAGGTGTTGGTTCAATAGGATATGCTGTAGTATCCTTAAAAGAATGCGATGATTTGTCCTATCTACCGGAAGATATTATTTTATCAGGAAGCAGAATTTTTAAATCCTCTATAGGAGCTGTCGAGCGCAGAGAATTTAGATTACAGAGAAACAGTCATAGACATCACAGAGAGCGCATGCGCTTTCTCTGGCAATTACTGGCTGAAAAACAGCTGGCTTTACAATCTTCCAAAGATTTAGAGAAAAAAGAAAATTCTGCTGATTGTGAAACCTCACAAAAAAGATTTCCAATCAATATATTAAAAGAAGATCCTTATATCCTAAGATATAAAGCTTTGGAGGAAAAGTTATCTTTGTTTCAGTTGGGGTATGTGTTATATCACATTGCAAACCATAGAGGTACGGACTCAGTTAGAAGTTTCTTAGAGTATGATGACGATAAGGTAAAAGAGAACACGTTAACAGCAAAAATTGCAAAAGAAACTAAGAAAGTTATAGATGCAAAAAAATATCGTACATTCGGCGAATATCTTTATAAGGAAAAAATAGAAAAATTTCAGCAAAATATAAGAAAAAAAGTCAGTAATAGAAAGACACCAGCAAATAAAAATAAAGAGTTTGCTGTTACCAGAGATGTAATAATTAAAGAAACTGAAAAAATTTTAGCCAGTCAAAAACAATATTATACTTATATTTTGACTGATGAGTATATTAAAAAAATTAAAGATGCAATATCTTACCAAACTGAAAAACTTATCCCGGAATCTGGATATTGTCCTTATTTTAAAGATGAAAAAAGAACTCCCTCGCTCACATAA
- a CDS encoding radical SAM protein, producing the protein MSSIIRKSLLHKTNVEYGDYTINHAEGCSHGCLYPCYAMLMAKRFGKIKIYDDWIKPKIVKNALEILESEIPKYKDKIRFVQLSFTTDPFMCGYNEISEMSYKIIKRLNRENIKCIAITKGILPDKLTTLSSNNEFGITLITIKDNFRKKLEPFASPMKKRIKSLYNLHKNGIKTWVSIEPYPTPNIIKQDFDETLKALEFVDKIIFGKLNYNSQVSAYKGCKEFFNETAEKVISFAEKNNKKHYIKKGTITDLNVSKQFSHNFSLYSNPISIF; encoded by the coding sequence ATGAGTAGTATAATAAGAAAAAGTTTGTTGCATAAGACAAATGTTGAGTATGGTGATTATACTATTAACCACGCAGAGGGTTGTTCTCACGGCTGTTTATATCCCTGTTATGCTATGCTGATGGCTAAGCGTTTTGGTAAAATTAAAATATATGACGATTGGATAAAACCTAAAATAGTCAAGAACGCTTTAGAAATATTAGAATCTGAAATCCCAAAATATAAAGATAAAATCCGCTTTGTGCAGCTTTCTTTCACTACAGATCCGTTTATGTGCGGATATAATGAGATATCTGAAATGAGCTATAAAATTATAAAAAGACTTAACCGGGAGAACATAAAATGTATTGCGATTACAAAAGGTATTCTGCCTGATAAACTAACAACTCTCAGTTCAAACAATGAGTTTGGAATAACCCTCATAACAATTAAAGATAATTTCAGAAAAAAATTAGAGCCTTTTGCCTCTCCTATGAAAAAGCGGATAAAAAGCCTTTACAATCTTCATAAAAATGGAATTAAAACATGGGTGAGCATAGAACCTTATCCCACGCCGAACATAATAAAGCAGGATTTTGATGAGACTTTAAAAGCTTTAGAATTTGTTGACAAAATTATTTTTGGAAAATTAAATTATAATTCCCAAGTATCTGCTTACAAAGGATGTAAAGAATTTTTTAATGAGACAGCTGAAAAAGTTATCTCTTTTGCCGAGAAAAATAATAAAAAGCACTACATTAAAAAGGGAACTATCACTGACTTAAATGTTTCCAAACAGTTTTCTCATAATTTCTCTCTGTATTCAAATCCAATATCAATATTTTAA
- the cas1 gene encoding type II CRISPR-associated endonuclease Cas1, whose amino-acid sequence MWRIIDISGDGYHIFVKNNNFSVLKNNEEKLHANFSDINCIILHGNGITYTNSAIQKCLKNEIPIVFCDETHTPAGMLLPYFNIAEYGKRLEIQLSASQPIRKQAWKQIITEKLINQSACLASFPKSNSKHLQLLDFAREVKTGDNTFREGIGAKIYFGELFDNFYRSNKNEDIINSSLNYGYAVLRSGIARAVVSCGLNPAIGVFHSKNKNPFCLVDDLIEPLRPMVDYIVKSQYEDFIKEKILTPALKRFLVSITEKNC is encoded by the coding sequence ATGTGGAGAATTATTGATATTAGCGGTGATGGATATCATATTTTTGTCAAGAACAATAATTTTTCCGTACTAAAGAATAATGAAGAAAAACTTCATGCAAATTTCTCGGATATCAACTGCATTATTTTGCACGGTAACGGCATTACATATACAAATTCAGCAATTCAGAAATGTCTTAAAAATGAAATTCCTATAGTTTTCTGCGACGAAACACATACGCCCGCGGGAATGTTGTTGCCGTATTTTAATATTGCAGAGTATGGTAAACGTTTGGAAATACAATTATCTGCCAGCCAGCCTATACGAAAGCAGGCTTGGAAACAAATAATAACAGAAAAACTTATAAACCAATCCGCTTGTTTGGCATCTTTCCCAAAAAGCAATAGTAAACATTTACAGCTTTTAGATTTTGCGAGAGAAGTGAAAACCGGAGATAATACTTTTAGAGAAGGTATTGGTGCAAAAATATATTTTGGAGAGTTATTTGACAATTTTTACAGGAGCAATAAAAATGAAGATATAATTAATTCTTCGCTGAATTACGGATATGCTGTTTTGCGGAGTGGTATTGCAAGAGCTGTAGTATCCTGCGGACTTAATCCTGCAATTGGGGTGTTTCACAGTAAAAATAAAAATCCTTTTTGTTTAGTTGATGATCTCATAGAACCTTTGCGTCCTATGGTTGACTATATTGTGAAATCACAATATGAGGATTTTATTAAGGAGAAAATATTAACGCCTGCATTAAAAAGATTTCTTGTTTCAATAACCGAAAAAAATTGTTAG